A segment of the Cellvibrio sp. KY-YJ-3 genome:
CACACACAAATCGCCAGCATTAAGGGTGGCTCACCCACTGCCTTGGATAAGTGAATAGTATTTTCCAGATTCGGCTCATCAAATAATTCCACGTTGAATTTTTCCGGCACATCAAACGCGGTAGGAATTTTGTAATTGGCAGGGCTATTGGATATAAGGCGGCCTTTTTCATCCCACAATAATTCTTCTGTGGTGAGCCAGCCCATGCCCTGAATAAATCCGCCTTCAATTTGGCCGATATCAATGGCCGGGTTGAGCGATTTACCCACATCGTGCAGCACATCAATTTGCTCAACTTTGTATTCGCCGGTTAAACAATCCAGCGTGACTTCTGCCACCGCCGCACCGTTGGAAAAATACAAAAAGGGCTGGCCTTTGGCTTTGGCGCGGTCGTAATAAATTTTTGGGGTGCGGTAATGGCCGGTAGCCGAGAGAGCAACACGATTGAGATAAGCCAATTTAATAAATTCAGCAAAACTCATAGCCTGCTCACCCAGCACTACCTGGTCCTGCGCAAAACTAATTTGTGCTGCGTCCAACTGAAAATGCTCAACGGCGAAAGCAATTAAATCGGCTTTGATTTTGTCGCACGCATCTTTAGCGGCCATGCCATTTAAATCAGTGCCGGATGACGCGGCGGTAGGTGAAGTATTGGGCACCTTATCGGTACGGGTGGATGACACCATCACCCGCTGCACACTCACACCAAAAGCGCTGGCAACAACTTGTTGGATTTTGGTGTAAAGCCCCTGGCCCATTTCCGTGCCGCCGTGATTAATCAACAAGCTGCCATCGGTATAAATTTGCAACAGCGCACCAGCTTGGTTGAGATGTTTAGCGGTAAATGAAATACCGAATTTTACCGGCGTAAGCGCCAGCCCTTTTTTCAAGGTGCGATGGGTTTTATTGAATTCGGTGATAGCAACGCGGCGTGCGCGATAGCTTGAACTTTGCTCCAACCGTTCGATTAACGCTGGCAGCACATGCTGCTCAATTTTTTGCCCGTAGGGCGTTTCATCCGCACCGGGTTGGTAGAGATTGGTTTTACGAATATCGAGCGGGTCTTTACCCAAATAACGCGCAATATCTTCCACGATGGTTTCAATCGCCATCATACCTTTTGGGCCACCAAAACCGCGAAAGGCAGTATTGGAAACCGTGTGGGTTTTGCAGCGCAAACCCAGAATGCGAGCGTTATTTAAAAAGTAGGCGTTGTCTGCATGGAACATGGCGCGGTCGACAATACCTTCCGATAAATCGGCAGAAAAACCGCACTTACCGGCGAGCAACATATCCACGCCGAGCAATTTGCCTTCGCTATTAAAACCAACTCGCCAGCGATTTAAAAAATCGTGGCGTTTGCCGGTTTGTACCATGTCGTCGCGGCGCGGCATGCGGTAGCGCACCGGGCGACGGGTGCGCTGCGCAAATAAGGCGGCGATACACGCAAGCGGTGCCGCCTGACTTTCTTTACCACCAAAACCACCGCCCATGCGCCGCACTTCCGCCACCACTAAATGAAACGGAATAGCCAGGACTTCAGCGACTAATTTTTGCAATTCGGTGGGATGTTGCGATGAGCTGATCACATGAATGCCGCCATCTTCCGTTAGCCGCGCTTCACTGATTTGCCCTTCCAGATAAAAATGTTCCTGCCCGCGCACATAAATTTCACTGCTTAAGTGATGGGGCGCGGCGCTGATACTCGCATCGGGATCGCCGAGCAATAATTGATGTTGGGGCAATACAAAACTCTGTTCGGCGAGTGAATCCTCCACAGTTAATTGCGCAGGCAATTCGTCGTACTCGATCTTTGCCAACACTACCGCGCGTTGCGCTGCTTCAAAACTGGTGGCCGCCACTGCAAAAATGGGTTGGCCGATAAATTCAACCAGTTCGCCCGCCAGCAAGGGATCACCGGAATACACCGGCGCCACATCGATCTTGCCGGGAATATCGCCTTGTACGATGACATCGAGTACACCGGGCGCATTTTTTACGGCGGTTAGATCCAGCGTGCGAATACGCGCATGGGGTTTAGTGGACTGACCGGTGGCGACAAATATGGTGCCGGGAAGTAGCGGCAAATCATCCACATACTCCGCTGCGCCGCGCACATGTTTGTGTGCCGATTCATGCGCGGTGGAGTGACCAACACCACCGTTGGATGCTGGCGCCACAATCGCCGGAGACAATTCAGAATTGGTGATTAATCTACGCATGGGCAAACAACCTCGTTTCAATTTGATTGCCCGAGGCTTCTGCAGCAAATTCGTAACAGGATTTTTTAAGCAGGTTGCACGCCATGGCCATGCGGTACTCAGCGCTGGCACGCACATCACTCAGTGGTGAAAATTCACTGCGCAATACATCGCAGGCTTGTTCGAGAATATTTTCATCAACCACACCATTAACATACCAATTGGTATTCGATAAAAATTGTTCGGTGGCACTGGCACGTTTTGGAATCGCCGCCATACCGCCAAAGGCAATGAAAAATTCGTTCGTTGTTTTTCCGCTCCAGCAAAATACACCCATCACGGCGGAGATATCGTCTTCATAACGCTTGCTGATTTTGAACAGCTTCAATGGTTTTGCTAAGTGCGCGCGGTTGATATAAATGCGCGCCAGGTATTCACCGGTCATCAAACTGGTTTTTTTGTAATCGCGATAAAATTGCGTCAGCTTTTCACGGCGTACTTCACCGCGCCCATTCACAATTTCCACTTCCGCATCCAGCGCCAATAAATACGGCGGGCTATCGGCGATGGGCGAGGCATTACAAATATTGCCACCCAAGGTGCCACGATTGCGAATTTGCCGCGAGCCCAAGCGCCCGAGCAACGCGACAAATTCCGGCGAGAGATCGCGCAGGGACTTTTCCATC
Coding sequences within it:
- the xdhB gene encoding xanthine dehydrogenase molybdopterin binding subunit translates to MRRLITNSELSPAIVAPASNGGVGHSTAHESAHKHVRGAAEYVDDLPLLPGTIFVATGQSTKPHARIRTLDLTAVKNAPGVLDVIVQGDIPGKIDVAPVYSGDPLLAGELVEFIGQPIFAVAATSFEAAQRAVVLAKIEYDELPAQLTVEDSLAEQSFVLPQHQLLLGDPDASISAAPHHLSSEIYVRGQEHFYLEGQISEARLTEDGGIHVISSSQHPTELQKLVAEVLAIPFHLVVAEVRRMGGGFGGKESQAAPLACIAALFAQRTRRPVRYRMPRRDDMVQTGKRHDFLNRWRVGFNSEGKLLGVDMLLAGKCGFSADLSEGIVDRAMFHADNAYFLNNARILGLRCKTHTVSNTAFRGFGGPKGMMAIETIVEDIARYLGKDPLDIRKTNLYQPGADETPYGQKIEQHVLPALIERLEQSSSYRARRVAITEFNKTHRTLKKGLALTPVKFGISFTAKHLNQAGALLQIYTDGSLLINHGGTEMGQGLYTKIQQVVASAFGVSVQRVMVSSTRTDKVPNTSPTAASSGTDLNGMAAKDACDKIKADLIAFAVEHFQLDAAQISFAQDQVVLGEQAMSFAEFIKLAYLNRVALSATGHYRTPKIYYDRAKAKGQPFLYFSNGAAVAEVTLDCLTGEYKVEQIDVLHDVGKSLNPAIDIGQIEGGFIQGMGWLTTEELLWDEKGRLISNSPANYKIPTAFDVPEKFNVELFDEPNLENTIHLSKAVGEPPLMLAICVWAALRDACSSTADYQFSPRLDTPATPERIYWALQECAAFNKVRAAGVAQATSVNTGDA